The following coding sequences lie in one Apium graveolens cultivar Ventura chromosome 3, ASM990537v1, whole genome shotgun sequence genomic window:
- the LOC141713608 gene encoding putative membrane-associated kinase regulator 4, whose protein sequence is MSNEEMKSMATTNLTLCSNAEDEYIDMEVSSSSASPFFSSPKAREFEFQMCDSIHLEKETTTSPADELFYKGKLLPLHLPPRLQMVQKLLQNSATKSFNQECNIVLPATTSNTPLDQSCNISPSESCRVSCELNQTGYFNWSTELSGFVSGTDQPKKSWSRNKLRLIKQSSLGQKLRASRAYFKSLFSKSGCSDESCAKPTCRVEETEQISNGSRDYFSRYIKVAKNTASEQIGKGIKFPTLAFVMNSSEKDEFDQDNFTRTHRKSFSGTNKRQSTIKSSSSSSSGASSLSSSFSLNSNGVNDSQILKRSSSASSEIDGSIEAAIAHCKKSQQLFTTKNTVNEAGFCSFSVSRLAS, encoded by the coding sequence ATGAGTAATGAAGAGATGAAATCAATGGCTACAACTAATCTTACATTGTGCAGTAATGCAGAAGATGAGTACATTGATATGGAAGTAAGCTCTTCTTCTGCAAGTCCTTTCTTTTCATCTCCAAAAGCAAGAGAATTTGAATTTCAAATGTGTGATTCCATTCATCTTGAAAAAGAAACCACCACTTCTCCTGCTGATGAACTGTTTTACAAAGGAAAGCTCCTTCCTCTTCACCTTCCGCCGCGTTTACAAATGGTCCAAAAACTCCTCCAAAACTCAGCCACCAAATCTTTTAATCAAGAATGCAACATTGTACTTCCTGCTACTACTAGTAACACGCCATTGGATCAGTCCTGCAACATTTCTCCATCGGAGTCTTGTCGAGTCAGTTGTGAACTTAATCAAACTGGATACTTCAATTGGTCTACTGAACTGAGTGGTTTTGTTAGTGGGACTGATCAGCCTAAAAAGTCTTGGTCCAGGAATAAGCTCAGGCTAATCAAGCAATCTTCTTTAGGCCAAAAGCTTAGAGCTTCCCGGGCGTATTTCAAATCTTTGTTTTCAAAATCTGGTTGTTCTGATGAATCCTGCGCAAAACCAACCTGCAGAGTTGAAGAAACTGAGCAAATTTCAAATGGCAGCAGAGATTATTTCAGTAGGTACATTAAGGTAGCAAAAAATACAGCATCTGAGCAAATCGGAAAAGGGATAAAATTTCCAACATTAGCATTTGTCATGAATAGTTCTGAGAAAGATGAGTTCGATCAGGACAATTTCACAAGAACTCACAGAAAATCATTTTCTGGGACAAATAAGCGCCAGTCCACTATAAAATcctcatcttcatcttcatcaggTGCTTCATCTCTATCATCTTCGTTTTCATTAAACTCGAACGGGGTAAATGATTCGCAAATACTTAAGAGGAGCAGCAGTGCTAGTTCAGAGATTGATGGTTCTATTGAAGCAGCAATAGCACACTGTAAAAAATCTCAGCAGCTTTTCACCACAAAAAACACAGTAAATGAAGCTGGTTTTTGCTCATTTTCTGTTTCAAGACTTGCATCTTAG
- the LOC141713607 gene encoding ankyrin repeat-containing protein At5g02620-like, with product MNKSMRQSTEKRDDMMLHSAVSAENLGLVMEILTKSEDKELKELLSKQNQSGETALYVAAKFGYVDFVKEMIKYYDIGDAGIKARNGSDAFHIAAKQGNLEVVKILMDALPELSLTFDQSNTTALHSASSQGHTEVVKFLMEKNGNLVTIGKSNKKTALHSAARNEHLEVVKVLLSKESEIALMTDKKGQTALHMAVKGQSVEVVNELISSKPDLINMLDGKGNTALHIATRKGRTKIIHALLSHKETLDTKAINKSGETALDTAEKTGRSEIGSILQEYGVQSAKNMKLPPPINAAKELKQTVSDIKHEVHHQIEHTRQTRKQMKGIGKQINKMHLEGLNNAINSTTVVAVLIATVAFAAIFTVPGQYVDKPEDVKPGMSLGQANIAPKPQFTIFLISDSLALFISLAVVVVQTSIVVVEKKGKKQMMAIINKLMWLACVSISVAFFALSFIVVGDDEFWLALGVTIVGTLIMAATLGTMCYWVILHRIEASNLRSIRRSARSSKSRSFSHYVTSDSENNEYKNLYAI from the exons ATGAATAAGAGTATGAGGCAATCGACGGAGAAACGAGACGATATGATGTTGCATTCAGCAGTTAGTGCTGAGAATTTGGGATTGGTTATGGAAATACTTACTAAAAGTGAGGATAAGGAACTGAAGGAATTGTTGTCCAAGCAAAATCAGTCTGGTGAAACTGCCTTGTATGTTGCTGCTAAGTTTGGATATGTTGACTTTGTGAAGGAGATGATCAAGTATTACGATATTGGGGATGCTGGTATTAAAGCTAGGAATGGCTCTGATGCTTTCCATATAGCTGCCAAGCAAGGAAATTTAG AGGTGGTGAAGATTCTGATGGACGCTCTTCCAGAACTTTCATTGACTTTTGATCAATCCAACACCACAGCGTTGCATAGTGCCTCATCACAAGGTCATACTGAAGTCGTAAAGTTTCTTATGGAGAAAAATGGCAATCTGGTCACCATAGGAAAAAGTAACAAGAAAACCGCCTTGCATTCTGCAGCAAGAAATGAGCATTTAGAGGTAGTAAAGGTCCTCTTGAGCAAAGAATCTGAGATTGCTTTAATGACTGATAAGAAGGGCCAAACAGCTCTTCATATGGCTGTTAAAGGTCAGAGTGTAGAGGTAGTTAATGAGCTTATATCTTCAAAACCTGATCTGATTAATATGCTTGATGGCAAGGGAAATACTGCACTTCATATAGCAACCCGCAAAGGTCGCACAAAG ATTATCCATGCACTACTAAGCCACAAAGAAACTCTTGATACAAAAGCAATAAACAAATCTGGAGAAACTGCTCTCGACACTGCTGAAAAAACTGGTCGTTCGGAGATTGGAAGTATCCTACAAGAGTATGGGGTTCAGAGTGCCAAAAATATGAAGCTACCACCACCAATAAATGCTGCTAAGGAATTAAAACAAACAGTAAGCGATATCAAACATGAGGTTCACCATCAGATCGAGCACACACGCCAGACAAGAAAACAGATGAAAGGAATAGGCAAGCAGATAAACAAGATGCATTTGGAAGGGCTCAACAATGCTATCAACTCTACCACAGTTGTTGCTGTTTTGATTGCCACTGTTGCATTTGCTGCTATTTTCACTGTCCCTGGTCAATATGTAGATAAGCCTGAAGATGTGAAACCTGGAATGTCTCTAGGACAAGCAAATATCGCCCCAAAGCCCCAGTTCACAATTTTCCTTATATCTGACTCTCTTGCACTCTTTATCTCATTGGCTGTTGTGGTGGTTCAAACTTCGATCGTAGTTGTTGAAAAGAAGGGGAAGAAGCAAATGATGGCAATCATTAACAAGCTCATGTGGTTGGCTTGTGTTTCTATTTCAGTGGCATTTTTTGCACTTTCTTTCATTGTTGTAGGAGATGACGAATTTTGGCTAGCACTTGGAGTAACAATAGTAGGGACATTGATCATGGCCGCAACACTGGGGACAATGTGTTACTGGGTTATTTTGCACCGAATTGAGGCTTCTAACTTGAGGAGCATTCGCAGGTCTGCAAGGAGTAGCAAGTCGAGATCATTTTCACATTACGTAACATCAGATTCAGAAAATAATGAGTACAAGAATCTGTATGCAATTTGA